In Micrococcus luteus NCTC 2665, a single window of DNA contains:
- a CDS encoding FecCD family ABC transporter permease has translation MPSTALSSPTRVRAGVLMGALPAALLLAALVAGVALGARTVPATTALDTLGAVLTGHPVPEGIEAAAVASRVPRVVTGALVGAALAVAGAALQGATRNPLGDPGLLGLSAGAGLAVAAGMALGVAGSTFGVLALAAVGTLIAAALGYAVAAAATRRGRTPGAPSPMALVLAGAALTAGATAGTTALLVLSPTVQDRLRFWAVGTVARADLGEALALAPVIAVGLLAAVAVAPGLDALALGDDLAHGLGGRPERVRAVLLGAVVLLTAAAVALAGPVGFVGLLVPHALRRLRPSSTRALMVGCALWGAVLVIFADLAGRLVVAPGEIHLGVTTVLLGVPVLLALLRRPGVAA, from the coding sequence ATGCCGTCCACGGCCCTCTCCTCCCCGACCCGCGTCCGCGCGGGCGTGCTGATGGGCGCCCTGCCCGCGGCGCTGCTGCTGGCGGCGCTCGTGGCCGGCGTCGCCCTCGGCGCGCGCACCGTGCCGGCGACGACGGCGCTCGACACCCTGGGCGCGGTCCTCACCGGGCACCCCGTGCCGGAGGGCATCGAGGCGGCGGCCGTGGCCTCCCGCGTGCCCCGCGTGGTGACGGGGGCGCTGGTGGGGGCGGCGCTGGCCGTGGCCGGCGCCGCCCTGCAGGGGGCCACCCGCAACCCGCTCGGCGACCCGGGGCTGCTCGGGCTCTCCGCCGGCGCGGGGCTGGCCGTGGCGGCGGGCATGGCGCTCGGCGTCGCCGGCTCCACGTTCGGGGTGCTGGCGCTGGCCGCCGTCGGGACGCTGATCGCGGCGGCGCTCGGCTACGCGGTGGCGGCGGCCGCCACGCGGAGGGGCCGGACGCCCGGCGCCCCCTCCCCCATGGCGCTCGTGCTGGCCGGCGCGGCGCTCACCGCCGGCGCCACCGCCGGCACCACGGCGCTGCTCGTGCTCTCCCCCACGGTCCAGGACCGACTGCGGTTCTGGGCCGTGGGCACGGTGGCCCGCGCCGACCTCGGCGAGGCGCTCGCCCTGGCGCCCGTGATCGCCGTCGGGCTGCTCGCCGCCGTCGCCGTGGCCCCCGGGCTCGACGCCCTCGCCCTCGGCGACGATCTCGCGCACGGCCTGGGCGGGCGCCCGGAGCGGGTGCGCGCGGTGCTGCTGGGCGCGGTCGTGCTGCTCACGGCCGCGGCCGTGGCGCTGGCCGGGCCGGTCGGGTTCGTGGGGCTGCTCGTGCCCCACGCGCTGCGCCGTCTGCGGCCGTCGAGCACGCGGGCCCTGATGGTCGGCTGCGCCCTGTGGGGCGCCGTCCTCGTGATCTTCGCGGACCTCGCCGGGCGGCTCGTCGTGGCGCCCGGGGAGATCCACCTCGGGGTGACCACCGTCCTGCTCGGCGTGCCCGTGCTGCTGGCGCTGCTGCGCCGCCCGGGGGTGGCCGCATGA
- a CDS encoding ABC transporter ATP-binding protein: MTAPPLTVPSPAAPRTGAADDVAIRLRGLTLGYGPASAPPIVEDLDLDVPAGRVTAIIGANGCGKSTLLRGLTRQLAPRAGSIEVLGRDAARVSARDYARTVALLPQHPVAPEGMTVAQLVARGRHPHRGLLGGRAAGDDAAIASALERTGLVELAEREAGTLSGGQRQRAWLALVLAQQTPVVLLDEPTSYLDLSHQVEVLDLVRALPDPRGGGRATVVAVLHELNLAARSADHIVAMAAGRVVAQGTPGEVIVPEVLAEVFGLDADVVADPLLGHPVVLPRGNGDRR; the protein is encoded by the coding sequence ATGACCGCTCCCCCGCTCACCGTCCCGTCCCCCGCCGCACCGCGCACCGGGGCCGCCGACGACGTCGCGATCCGCCTGCGCGGCCTGACGCTCGGCTACGGCCCGGCCTCGGCACCGCCGATCGTCGAGGACCTCGACCTGGACGTGCCCGCCGGGCGCGTCACCGCGATCATCGGCGCCAACGGCTGCGGCAAGTCCACGCTGCTGCGCGGCCTGACCCGCCAGCTCGCCCCGCGCGCCGGGAGCATCGAGGTGCTCGGCCGGGACGCCGCCCGCGTGTCCGCGCGCGACTACGCCCGCACCGTGGCGCTGCTGCCCCAGCATCCCGTGGCGCCCGAGGGCATGACGGTGGCGCAGCTCGTGGCGCGCGGCCGTCACCCACACCGCGGGCTCCTGGGCGGCCGGGCCGCCGGCGACGACGCCGCGATCGCCTCGGCGCTCGAGCGCACCGGCCTCGTGGAGCTCGCCGAGCGTGAGGCCGGCACGCTCTCCGGCGGGCAGCGGCAGCGGGCGTGGCTCGCCCTCGTGCTCGCCCAGCAGACCCCGGTGGTGCTCCTCGACGAGCCCACGAGCTACCTCGACCTCAGCCATCAGGTGGAGGTGCTCGACCTGGTGCGGGCGCTCCCGGACCCGCGTGGCGGGGGCCGGGCGACCGTCGTCGCGGTGCTGCACGAGCTGAACCTGGCGGCGCGCAGCGCGGACCACATCGTGGCGATGGCCGCGGGCCGGGTGGTGGCGCAGGGCACGCCGGGCGAGGTGATCGTGCCGGAGGTGCTGGCCGAGGTGTTCGGCCTGGACGCGGACGTGGTGGCCGACCCGCTGCTGGGTCACCCCGTGGTGCTGCCGCGCGGGAACGGGGACCGCCGATGA
- a CDS encoding FecCD family ABC transporter permease codes for MSLQRTASDDVVARLRRSDRRRLGGACAGLAVAVLVLALLRVVWGTYQVTVPDLVRILAGETIPGASFIVLEEKLPRAVAAVLTGAALGAAGALYRRTLRNPLASPDILGVTQGAAAAVVLGMLATAGQTGGGSDLTRAATALIGGLAAVVAVFATARSVGGERFVVAGIAVAAAGQAVVAGAMLSLAQHDLQSATVWIAGSLNGVTWGRIAMLAGVLVAALPLAGVLHARLAPADVGPDLAHALGARPRPTSAAALGLGAVLAAVATAVVGPLAFVALLATPVARGLTRGLPSLPAAALTGAALVLLADLVAGEAVPLLTGAALPTGVLTGAAGAPLMLWLLLRQGRTPGGVRSA; via the coding sequence ATGAGCCTCCAGCGCACCGCCTCGGACGACGTCGTCGCCCGCCTGCGCCGCTCCGACCGGCGCCGCCTCGGAGGGGCCTGCGCGGGCCTCGCCGTGGCCGTGCTGGTCCTCGCCCTGCTGCGCGTGGTGTGGGGCACGTACCAGGTGACCGTCCCGGACCTCGTGCGGATCCTGGCCGGGGAGACGATCCCGGGAGCGAGCTTCATCGTGCTGGAGGAGAAGCTGCCCCGCGCCGTGGCCGCGGTGCTCACCGGCGCCGCCCTGGGCGCGGCCGGCGCGCTCTACCGGCGCACCCTGCGCAACCCCCTGGCCTCGCCGGACATCCTGGGCGTCACCCAGGGCGCCGCGGCGGCGGTCGTGCTGGGGATGCTGGCGACCGCCGGGCAGACCGGCGGCGGATCGGACCTGACGCGCGCCGCCACGGCACTGATCGGCGGCCTCGCGGCGGTGGTCGCCGTGTTCGCCACGGCCCGCTCGGTGGGCGGCGAACGGTTCGTGGTGGCCGGCATCGCGGTGGCGGCGGCGGGCCAGGCCGTGGTGGCCGGGGCCATGCTCTCGCTGGCCCAGCACGACCTGCAGTCGGCCACCGTCTGGATCGCCGGCTCGCTCAACGGCGTCACGTGGGGGCGCATCGCGATGCTCGCGGGCGTGCTCGTGGCCGCCCTGCCGCTGGCGGGGGTGCTCCACGCGCGGCTGGCCCCCGCCGACGTCGGCCCGGACCTCGCGCACGCCCTCGGCGCCCGACCGCGCCCCACCTCGGCCGCGGCGCTGGGGCTCGGCGCGGTGCTGGCCGCCGTGGCGACCGCCGTCGTGGGGCCGCTGGCGTTCGTGGCCCTGCTGGCCACCCCGGTGGCGCGCGGGCTCACCCGCGGCCTGCCCTCCCTGCCCGCGGCGGCGCTCACGGGCGCCGCGCTCGTGCTGCTCGCGGACCTCGTGGCCGGCGAGGCCGTCCCCCTGCTCACCGGCGCCGCCCTGCCCACCGGTGTGCTCACCGGCGCCGCCGGCGCCCCGCTCATGCTCTGGCTGCTGCTGCGCCAGGGCCGGACCCCAGGAGGCGTGCGCTCCGCATGA